A region from the Coffea eugenioides isolate CCC68of chromosome 9, Ceug_1.0, whole genome shotgun sequence genome encodes:
- the LOC113782999 gene encoding CBL-interacting serine/threonine-protein kinase 23 isoform X8, which yields MKMASSRSSGGSGGFGASKTRVGRYELGKTLGEGTFAKVKFARNIETGENVAIKILDKEKILKHKMIGQIKREISTMKLIRHPNVIRMFEVMASKTKIYIVLEFVTGGELFDKIATKGRLKEDEARKYFQQLINAVDYCHSRGVCHRDLKPENLLLDANGVLKVSDFGLSALPQQVREDGLLHTTCGTPNYVAPEVINNKGYDGAKADLWSCGVILFVLMAGYLPFEESNLLSLYKKIFKAEFTCPPWFSSSAKRLVKRILDPNPQTRITIAELIENDWFKKGYQPPVFEQEEVSLDDVDSVFDESAESQNLVVERREEHPTTPLTMNAFELISTSQGLNLSSLFEKHMGFVKRETRFTSKRPANEIISKIEEAAVPLGFGVKKNNYKMKLQAEKTGRKGHLSVATEVSLWI from the exons ATGAAGATGGCATCATCAAGATCAAGCGGAGGTAGCGGTGGGTTCGGTGCTTCGAAGACAAGAGTAGGAAGGTACGAGCTGGGAAAAACATTAGGGGAGGGGACTTTTGCTAAGGTGAAGTTTGCAAGAAATATAGAGACGGGTGAGAATGTGGCCATCAAGATTCTCGACAAAGAGAAGATTCTCAAACACAAAATGATCGGTCAG ATTAAACGTGAAATATCAACTATGAAGTTAATCAGGCATCCAAATGTCATCCGCATGTTTGAG GTCATGGCGAGCAAGACCAAGATATATATTGTGCTTGAATTTGTCACAGGTGGTGAACTCTTTGACAAAATT GCTACTAAAGGTAGGCTTAAAGAAGATGAAGCAAGAAAGTATTTTCAGCAGCTAATTAATGCTGTAGATTATTGTCACAGCAGAGGTGTATGTCATAGGGACCTCAAG CCAGAAAACTTGTTGCTGGATGCAAATGGAGTTCTTAAAGTCTCAGATTTTGGATTAAGTGCACTGCCTCAGCAAGTTCGA GAAGATGGTTTACTACATACAACATGTGGAACACCAAATTATGTTGCTCCCGAG GTGATCAACAATAAAGGTTATGATGGTGCTAAAGCAGATTTGTGGTCTTGTGGCGTAATTCTTTTTGTCCTTATGGCTGGCTACCTGCCTTTTGAAGAATCAAATCTCTTGTCATTGTATAAAAAG ATCTTTAAGGCTGAATTCACATGTCCTCCATGGTTCTCTTCGAGTGCGAAAAGGCTGGTCAAGAGAATTCTGGACCCTAATCCCCAAACG CGTATTACAATTGCTGAGCTCATTGAGAACGATTGGTTCAAGAAAGGATATCAACCACCTGTTTTTGAACAAGAGGAAGTTAGTCTCGATGATGTGGATTCTGTTTTTGATGAATCTGCA GAGTCCCAAAACCTTGTTGTGGAGAGACGGGAAGAACATCCAACTACTCCATTAACTATGAATGCCTTTGAGCTTATCTCAACATCTCAGGGTCTCAACCTTAGTTCTCTTTTTGAAAAACATATG GGGTTTGTTAAACGGGAAACGAGATTCACATCTAAGCGTCCTGCTAatgaaataatttcaaaaattgagGAAGCTGCTGTTCCTCTGGGATTTGGAGTGAAGAAAAATAACTACAAG ATGAAGCTCCAAGCAGAGAAGACAGGACGCAAGGGCCATTTATCTGTTGCGACAGAG GTTTCTTTGTGGATCTAG